The proteins below are encoded in one region of Chrysemys picta bellii isolate R12L10 chromosome 4, ASM1138683v2, whole genome shotgun sequence:
- the CEND1 gene encoding cell cycle exit and neuronal differentiation protein 1 codes for MESKGSTRSGSKPDAKAASSGKQEKPNPGPAMNADKKETPSKEQPTPVATTKKAASEAAALNNHSNLKPSPAAPEVQEATGQSPDSEHKGNGAEESSGSVFDNVKPLAIVGGVVMAAIAVILGVAFLARKK; via the coding sequence ATGGAATCTAAAGGAAGCACCCGAAGCGGAAGCAAACCTGATGCCAAGGCCGCCAGCTCTGGAAAGCAGGAGAAGCCCAACCCCGGGCCTGCTATGAATGCAGACAAGAAGGAAACCCCCTCCAAGGAGCAGCCCACCCCTGTGGCCACAACGAAGAAGGCAGCCAGCGAGGCTGCTGCACTGAATAACCACAGCAATCTGAaacccagccctgcagccccggagGTGCAAGAGGCCACCGGCCAGTCCCCTGACTCTGAGCACAAGGGAAACGGCGCGGAGGAATCCTCAGGCAGCGTCTTCGATAACGTGAagccattggccattgttggaggtGTGGTGATGGCTGCCATTGCTGTAATTCTGGGAGTGGCGTTCCTAGCCCGGAAAAAATGA